aaacttttattttataaatttgtacaAACACACAGAAGGTTGAATCTGCAACATACCTCAAAGAGATGAATTATGCTCCAACAACTTTGTGTTCCCACAATTCAAAAGTCTTTCATTTGCTTCGCTGGTTAATAAGAAAGagtaacaaacaaatcaaaatcaaaacgcaaacttcacaaattttaataccaaaaccctaattttaaaaagttacatAGTGATTTGTGTCCGATTTTGAGAGTAGAGAGTGTGACGCTGATGATTAGatagccggagaagatgattagcgagccggagaagatgattagTGAGCCGAATAAGATGACtagcgagccggagaagatgaatagcgagccggagaagatgattcccgagccggagacgatGATTCGCGAGCCGGAGACGATGATTCgcgagccggagaagatgattcccgagccggagacgatgattcccgagccggagacgatGATTCGCGAGCCGGAGATGACAGTGCCGGTGAGGGTTTGAAgattcccgagccggagacgacACGGTTCGAAGAGTCGCGAGTGAAGGAAatgaattttgtttgtttttttttattcttataacaCAAGGGTAGTAGTGACATTTTGCcatttaatgaatgtcatttttgtgactctCATTTCCTGGtgtcatttttgtgacataaacttgaAAGGTGTTCTTTTGGACAATTGCCcaaagttttatctctttttaaattcaaatcacagaaaaaatatatcaaaaagtcagtatagatgagttttttgggcttttaaatcaacactgaaaaattacatgaatcagataacaatagttttataaacaactggataaaatttgaccgagccaaagattttcacacaatatgttctttcttcttcaaattgcgaagagcctaaaggcacaagaaaaaatatcataatttttgttttcacttatataacattttttctcctttacacacggcgtttattacactgctataagcaatggagaactctattcatataagattcacatctatgcattttgacaaagaagaattttaaccatctttagtttcggaatggaccaacttcagtcatatacactatattttctctatgattcaaatcttacaattttaatatatgtgcagatttccatgtgaaaaagcacgcacgccatctatcattcaacctattactttttccaaagtaaacactataatcctcgtttggttagctccacaaactaatctctttggatcagtttactaaaaaatatggatactaatgtcagaaaagaatataaacactatcaacaacaaatattggcacaagactatttggttcaaggaacatattccacgtaatccgtttatatcatggctggctttgcggagaagactgccaaccaaggatcgcttgaggcgttgggggttaaatgtctcaggaacgtgcgtcctttgtaatctggaaatagagactcaccatcatctcttctttgagtgctctttctctcgcttgatatgggagccttttgctgctgaagtttggatttctcctccggctgatctacactctgttgcagcctggatcaatcaacctcgcgtcaacgcagatgcgcatgctactccagtcatcaagctctactttcagtcagCCATCCACCTGTTGTGGAAAGAGTGTAATGCTCGTGTGTTCACAGCTGTCTCTTCACCTTCATCAATCATCCTTGCCTCTCtcgaccgtatgatgcgtgaccatctcctctcttacccggcaagttcttctttctcctcttctctacttctttttatctttctcgTATAAGACCTCCTTAAGGCTTTTTTTTActttgagttgttgttggttgtttttgtttcgttGCTATAATAAGTTGTAtaaaaacaacagtgtaacctttcagaaaatgataatcttaacatcttaccaaaaaaaaaacaacaaatattgacttatttatgtaaatatatattttattttaaatcattatagtggacgaagaaagcaccataatttgtacaacaaattttcttagattcacttcatcatactcaccattttaattacataattttacatgagcttcttcaccctccccggttattttctctttgtttataactacaatataaagttataaactatatatattataaattaataatttatttacccttgaaatctaacgattaaaaatagaacataattcaatatagatatatgattctattaataaattagcagttacaaatttgaaatttctagaaaaaTCAAAAGTCGTgtgttagttaattattttctaaatgacatctatttctaattctttttggatgagaatattttggctgaggtggatagtcccaaaagccttgaatttagtccattttatatagtaggattatTCTCATATTGTACCAACACTTTACGAGCCAACTGCTGATTATTCTCTCTGGCCTTTTAGAGCATCAAACGGTGCCTCTTAAAGTTGGcccttccaaaaaaaaataattttaaatcatgcGGATCCCACCATTAtttaaaacatgtctcttctACGTTTCAAGAGGTGAGTTTGTGAGGGTTTTGCCACTTTTCGCGGactccactgacacgtggcgatCCGCGATTggtctatttataattttttttttttaaattggacagaaaaaaaaaaaattagaacccaCGCTCCCTCCCCTTGCGTTAATGCTGTGCTCTTAGACTTGGTGGCCTCTGCGCTTATAGTGGTATAAACTGGTGGATGGTACTCCTCATATGTACAATGTTATTTTCTGTCAAATTTCGTATAATCTCTCTATCTATTATCATTACGTTATAATCAAATTGTTATTTTCATTAcgtaaatttaaattaataataataaattgatTTTTGCCATTTGATATTATAAAAACTCTTTTATAGTACTGTTTAAGAGATTAAAATAGTTGGAGTgaagttgttcaaaaaaaaaaaggtttggagtGAAGAAGTCTTCAGCAGCACAATTAATAAGAGCTTcaaaaaattcatttatattatatCCCATCTCTACACTTTTAACAGAACAACACCACTTTCACTAGATATCTTTATTCAAGTAAACAATACAAAAGTTTAACAGAGATGCGGTGATTagcacaacaacaaaaataattacGAAAAAATACTACAAGCAAGTGGCTAAATATGAAGAGAATTGGTGTTAAACATATAGCTTATAAGAACAAAAGATTGCGTACCTATTATTATAAACGTATAGTTTCAGTATtatcagtcttcttcttcttcttcacttcctTCATCATCACTCTCCTCTTCTGCATCCTCCATCTCAACATCACCTTCATCTCCAAGAATCCACTGTTCAAGCTCATCTTCCTCTGCTTCCATGTGTTGTTGTATATCAGCAGAGTCCCAGTCGTCTTCCCCATCAATTCCAAGCTCTTCTCCGCGGCAAGAGACCTTCAAATGCGGTCGTCTCCTCGCCAAAGCATCTACAATATCTCTGTTCACACTCCCAGTGATCCCTAACCATTTGAGCCTCGGGAAGAACGGTTTCTTCAGCCATTTGAACGAGAGCTGAGTTATGCCGCCACAGTCGTAAAGATCCAACAAACCCAAGCTGCTCCCAGGACACTCGTCTTCGTACACCCGTGTAGACGCAAGAGCCATGACCGAGGGATCGCCTATGAGTCTGCATTCTCTCAGCTGGAGCTTCGTGATCGGAGCTCCGGATTTCGCTAGAGCGAAAACGGCAGCATCTGTCAGGTTAGGAAGATTGGACACGTCGAGCTCGCGGAGCGCTAGTTTCGAGGGTCCATCAAACAGAGTAGTCATGAATTTGTCAGTTAAGTTTCTGCAGCCTCTGACGGATAGCGACACTAGAGAATCCCAAACTCCTTCTCTAAGGTAAGAAAGCCCCGTGTCACTCACATCAGTGCCATCAAGAAGCAAAACCTTCAGTTTCCGTAGATGCGAGATGGCTTGCAAGGCTTCATCCCTTATGTTTCTGCACCCTCTCAAATCAAGATTCTCCAGCTTCAGATTCCACACCAGCTTCTGAACCGCGTGATCCGTCAGAAGATGGCACCTCCTCAGGCTAACGTGGCTGAGCGAGAGAGCGGTCGCTAAGACGTCGTGGAAAACAAGATCGGTCAGTTTAGGTCCGTGGTATACGCTGAACTTGGAGAGGCTAGCGCAAGAGTGGAGGATGGTCTTGAAACCAGCGTCCGTCACCCGACAGAACCCGCCGAGACAAATGCTCTCCATCCCCAAGCATTTGCCAGCAAGAAACAGCATCCCTTGGTCGCTAACTCGACGGAAGTAAGCAGAGTGAAACTCCTGGCTGCGGATCAGAGAGAGGCGCTTCAGCTTGCCGTTCCGGTTGATCTCCTGGAGCCCGAAGTCCGTGAGGTCTGACAGTTGCCTCGGATCCTCGAGAGGCGCGTCTCTCAGGTCCAGATCAATCAACGACGTGAGAGAATTAGATATTGCCTTAACCACAGCATCGGTGATACAATCAACAGAGAGGCGCAGCTGCTGGACGTTTCGGAGCGCGCGGACGCTGTCTTGCCCAGTTGATGTGAGTAGCTGAGTCATCATCCTTGAGGAGATGTGTCCAAGCTCAAGATGGGTGAGTTTATCAGAGGCCAATCCGAAAATGCGGCCGTCATCAGGACGCAAGTATAATGAGAGGTCAAACATGAGTGCTAAGACCTGCCAAGACAACATATATGGTATGGCCCCATGATTCCATTACACAACGCTAGAGATATAATTAACTTCAAGAAACATTCTTTATAAGTGGTTGTGACGGATGTGAGAAGAAACAGATTAACAGAAAGGATAAACAATAAAGAAAGACACGTGGTTCACCAATAGGCTACTTCCACGGagcaaagagagagaaagacatTATTACAAACCTCTAAATGAGAGCAACCGTTCAGCAAATCTTCTAGAGCACCACGAGTAACGGTTCGACCAACTTTCTCTGCTACAGAGCCCAAACAGAGGAGCCTAGCAAGCAAGGATGACCAATTCGTCAGAAGAATGGGAAGATTTTTGATAAAGAAGATGCATCAAtaaacaacacacacacacagaccTTAGATCCTTGCATTTCCTTCCGATCTCAGAGATGAGATCTCCACTGAAATCGCGGCAGTTGTGAAGAGAGATCTCCCTAAGGGAAGGACGTGCCAGCACGTCAATGGCTGAGTTCCCAAGGCGTCCACAGTCAAGCTTAAGGCTAGAGAGTTGCTGATTCGGAAACAACAACGGTCTAACCGTTTCCATTGACAGTGAAAcattctataaaaataaaattctaaaagTCAATTTAACATAATCTTTACTCATACGATGAAAAGCAATCATAAAGGAGGGAGAGGGGGACTCACGAAGAGGTGGAAGTTGGGAGTGAAAGTGAGGACACGAGAGACGCAGCTTTTGAGCGTTTTGCAAGTGGAGGCCAACGAGCAGAGAGAGGCCACGTCGAGCTTCGTCATGATTGTCTCCAGGAGAGCCGCTGGTAACATATCGAGGCTTCTCTCTTCATCGAAACCGTCAACATCGAGGACGGCGGTGGTAGCCATCAACGgcgtctctcttctcttcttggCGGAAACAGtggagatctctctctctctctctctctggagtTTTTGTGTTCGATCTGATCCCAAAACCGGATCCACTTAACAAGGAAATCAAACATATTGATTCCACCCGGAACGGCAGCGTTTTATGAGAAGAGAACGAACCTTCCTAAAACTCTTCCAATCCATGTGGGCATGGCGGTCTAATTCCACCCGTAAAAGGCCGGGTCGGGTCCGATCGGATCGTTTACTTTTTAGTTGTCTATAAACTGCTTTAACTTTGCATCTTGTAGCTGTGGAAACTCTTTGGTACTATTCTTATACTATTCCCTGAACACACATTGGATTTCTCGTCAGTTTGCTTTATCTTTTTATCTTACGACCATTTTCATGTTAGGCTTTGCTAAATGATGCTCAAATGTCTGCTTATTGCTAATATTTATGAAAACAGTTACCGTCTCAGCGTGATGAAAATCATCCGCGAGAAATATTATTCCtatgattttagggtttaagaaaTATTATTCCTTTGTATTGGTTTACCCATGgattttcaattatataaaattattagggGTGGCCCGTAGGCCGGGCGGAAAGtttacattaaaattattttatattaaaatatatttaattttataaaacatttgaaaaatactttaaactgaatataataaatatatttttctaattaaatattatatattattttgttaacatttgaactttttaatttataatcataacgtgtttggatttttatttgttatcaactatattttcataattcatTTCAGTTATCATCACTGGAGCTCCCACTTTTAGATATTGTATAAACTACATATTTTTTAGTGGAGAGTTAATTAGTTTGTTTATTGATATTTAGCCTAATTTCTTATTTGTCCGGTCAAGAAAGAGTGCCAAAGTATCGTTGCTACCGAGCTGGATCAGTATCAAAAGGGTGTGTCATATATGCAAAGAGAGGTGGTGGTCAAGCTTGGATGCCACCGTGAATCCTCAGTGAATATGGAGAATCTGCAACGCTTGTTAAGGTTTCAACAGTCAGATGAGCCGGTTTTAGTTACAGTTTGTGAGCTAGTGGAAAGTGATAAATCTAATCATTTGTAAACCGCAGGAGTTAGGTAAACTAACGGtgtttatttattcaaatattctcTTAGTGTTACAATACAAACGAATCTTTGTTTTGTCCTTTACGTCTCATGAGGAAATGCCTATGCTAGTGTACATCATGGTGAAGTATGCAGCGATTGCATGTGGAGACGCTGAAGTATTTATAAAGATTGCGCAGTGACTTACAAAGAGAAGATATGGGATCATGTTGCTGGAGTTGTGATTGTAGAAGAAGCTGGTGGTGTAGAGAGTGATACAGGCGTGAGAAAGTTATATTTCACAAAAGGAGCTTATTTGGAAAGTGGAACGTCTTGACGGAGAAATCATAGCATatctttaaaatacaatatttatcaaaaatctTAAAGTACATTAATTTTATTCCGAAAGAATGATTGTGGAAATCGTAGGAAATGGTTAAATTGCCATGGAAATTgtgattaataattaaaaaaattagtttgctTTCTGGTTGCTTATTTCTCAGCATATGATTCATGTGAATTGTCTTCTTTAAGTGGGAGATTCATAATAATGTTTAAACATCTTGTAGTTATTTACAACCAGATCATATAGTCTCTTAGTATAAAATTCTAAACTAATACTGACCAAGAGTTAATTAAAGAAAATCAGTTTATCTCATGTTTGTTAAAAATCACATAAGCAAGCACTTTCTTGATTCAGTTTTACTATGCTTCTTttggaaaaaacaaaaaacaaaaaaaacaaagcctCTTCAATCGTTGGTAAGTATAGTTGCGAATTTTAATTTCCAAGTGaagatatgaatttttcaatacGAAGATGAGGTGAACTTTTTAACCATATTTTCTTGATGGGTACGAAAATGTTTTAAACAGCCAAATTCAAAACACCGACACAAAAGACATGAACTGGAACATATTGATGCTACAAATTTTtggaattaaataaaaaaaagaattagagTAACtgtgaaaatataaaacaatatcaTGGACTCCCAGGCTCTAAAGTTCAACCATGGTGTGCCTTCTTTGCAGAGTGTCCAACCTGGGGAGTGAACTCAGTACATATGGATTCAGCTCCGACAGTGGTATTGACTCAATCTTCTTAACACCTCCATGTTGACGAACCGTAGTCAGTCCGGCATCAGCCTGAGTAAAGTAAAGCGTAAGGTGAGTGAAAAGTTTCAAATTGACAAAACTACTCTATCTCTTAATTAgccaaacaacatatatgagaGTAGTTGGACAGACCTTTAAAGCGGATGGTAGTATTAATACCCTCAGTTTTATGTGCATCTTCATTGTATGTCGTTTGAATTTTGTCTAGTCAGTAATCGGTACATCAAGCCTCtacaatcaaacaaaataccaaCAAACTAAGCATATTTTAGAAGGCTAAGCCATTCATCTATTagtgaaaatttgatttaaatattgATTGCAGAGTATAAACCCAATAGTACCTTCAAGGGAGCAAAATGGTCTAGCTCCAGAAGCAGAGCCAGCAGTTGCACTATCTTGCGACATAGCAGCACTCCTCGTCCAACGAACAAAGCTGCAAGAAAATTTGCAAAAATAAAGCTTTCATATTTACATGCAAAAGAGAAACTTAATTCTCTCTACTGAACTCTTATCAAACGGATAATAACATCAAATACACCTAGAAACTCTAACgtattcccaaaaaaaaacaatcaggGAACACGATTTCATTTCTCTCTCGACTCATTCAACCACAAGAGtaagaacataatctgaaagCATATCAAACCCCAATTATTGAAAATCCCTTCTATGCAAACCATTACCTCCTGTGACGTCCGTACAGATTGTGAGTGGCTAGAACCTGGAAGTGTCGCAGAAAAAACATGAGAGGCAATGGTAGATATGTATTTGAATTTTGACAGTCAAAAGCTTTGGTTGCTCCTTGTTACATCACACAGACTTAGGTCAGAGAGCCTGCCTTCCTTCAGGATGTTTCTGAAAGTATGAGCCGATGAAAATTGATTGAGGCATGGATGAAAACAGACTGCAACCCACTTGAACATAACGCGTAATCAGTTTAGTTCGTAAGGATGCATGTTATTAAAGCGAAATCAAGACCAAGAGTTGTTACCTTCTCATCGACCAGTACCACATCAACGGCCGCAACTCTCCACCTTTCTTAAAGTTTCGAGCTTCCCAGAAACAAAGAAGCCTCGTGATAACACTCTAACTGCAGCGGCCAGCCTTTAGCTCAGAGAAGTGGGGCCGTCGAGTTGCCATTGTCGTGGATAAGATAAAACAATTAAGGGTTTTCTGATTTAGAAGGTAAAGATTGTCCAAGAGCGATGATGAAAATGTTGTTAATAAGCAATGAATCAGACGTAGTGGGGATTGATGATTGAATGCCATAACTACAACCGTTTTGCAAAAGGAACTTTGTGGGGGGGGAGGTGAAGGGAAACGCAGAATCGAGAAGGGGAAgggaatcaaatcaaatataaGACACGTATGAATACCAGACTAATAGCCCTGAAAACTACAAATAAGAGCCCAAATAGCATCCAGTCTGCGTGAAAACGAAGTACATTTGTTGATAGACACAAAATTTGTCACATCAAGTGTACTTACCTAATTTCTAACTTTTTAATGGTTTTTTAGCTAATTGACTCAAATTATTATCTTTcaccatttttaataaatttaatactcATCATTTGCTTGACAATAAGTTTTTTCAGCCAGAAACACAAAAACGAGTTCTTCtgtcaaaaccacaaaaacaagTTTTCATGCCAAAAACTGGAAAacgagttttctcgccaaaaataAGTTTCTGCCAAAACCGGTAAAAActattttcccgccaaagtcgtctggaagacttcctggaagtcgtctagcgcattatattttagacgactaccaggtaagtcgtccaagacatcttccagatctgaaaaacctgcatatccaaatccagatctgaaaaacctgcatatccaaaaacgtttaaatggcttaaaaacagataaaataagtggaagattagataaatctacttttatagaacacacaaaaatacatatctaaaattgatagatctacctttaaatgagtggaagatgagaaccatgtgatgaaaaacctgcaaaaacaagataaattagtgagaaagacatgagacaaaaactctaaattgatataaagcttagtgtttagagagaggttgaagagttttagaatgatgaacattacatttttgttgcagccatttcagagaagaagagagaatgtgtaaatttttctttatatagggagacaaaaaatccaattaggttaaatatttttgattcagacgacttcctagacgacttacttgtaagtcacccaggagactttaatatttttagcgggaaactaaaatatttttatcgggaaactaaaataaaagacttctcagacgacttacaagtaagtcgtctggtttaaattatttaagcggaaaaataatttttaaaaaaaatttaggcggaaatatttggacgacttacatgtaagtcgtctggtttaaattattcaccagacgacttacaagttagtcgtctagaccctagacataacccctaaacttaattaactaattaaacacttcataaaatcaaattaaacttcaaaaatatttactatacacaaaaataaacacttatggtaaaaatttaatttttcaaaaaaacattcaagctttccaaaatctaatcttaagaatacatacaatactacaacatatgttgtcaaaccataaaaccaaagaatatcatgattacctactttcactcatctatactgaaaactattcaattttattatattttaatttaccttacttaaaaatgtttataattacatgattttaattttttatttgtcaaaatatttttttaaaaatttataaattatttttaagatcaactacaCTAAGTCGTCTTGActacttccaacatctcagacgactcagacgatttactgaaGCTATATTCGTAGAAATgacttatgtttttttgtttggtcacaaggagctggctgtaatttcacaaggcttttagattagttttacatttgattcaagtttgaataTACTTTTGCAATCAAAGTCAAGTTTTgagttatattttgtaaatccccttaaatatttttattattttaaatattttcgaacACGTTTGAATTAAAAACCCAGATCTAATCAAAAACATTTTTGGTTCTTTAAACAACATATGAACTGATTGAGTTCACAACATATCTGATCCATAATTAGAAAACACGTGactgatataaaaaaattctaggACCAAAATATCTAATACCCAAAGTATTCGATCCAAACCCAATCCGAGATCAGAATGTCCCCCAATCCAGTTTATCAGTCacttatgttaaaaaaaatcctcCTTACAGTTTACACTTTACACaagtttgtttttacttttgatGTACTATATGATAGGGACTTCTTAGGACCTTCATATTTGTCTGTTCTTTGTCGGCATTTCTAAGATTTTTCTGCAGTTTCCGAGAAACCTTTATATGCTAACATACATTCCTCAAGCCGCACTACTCGCTGCTCACGactatttattgtggtttgttcTTATATTAAGGttggataaatattttttatttctgaaGTCAACCTTCATCTTCATTTACTAAAGAAATTTACGTACATTTACTGAAACATGCATAGTAAATAAACTAAATCCAATTTTGTAGCAAGGTGTTTGACAGTTGAGACTTTGATGAAGAACTTTTCAAGTTATCTATTCTTCCATTTTTCTTTctgcttttcttttgttttagataCTTAGCAAAATTTCTTGACCATATAGCTATAAGTTCTCCAGAAGATGAAATATTTAAAGCAATCCCAAATTCATCgcatttctttttccttttgtcTTCATATGACTTGTTCAAAACTTGAAATATTCTGgataaccaaaccggaatagaatAACCAACAAACAAATAGGTCTATGGAAAACTCCAATACTTATGTCTTgtaatcccttatatactaaatcgCAAGTCGCGTAGCCAATCAGAAATTGCCACGAGaaaatttttaacaaaaataaaaacaaaaaaatgcaaGCTATAGGAATTTTGTTTTCTCATATCCTATTTTTATGCAATTTCAAGTCTCCACGTTTTAGTTAACTTCTTTTTCATAGTTTTCATccttttgccaaaaaaaaaaaaaaatccgtcCCCACGTTTTAGTTAACTTCTTCGTTGTCAAACCGTTTCTCCTCTGTATAATATGCAATTGTACTGTTTTATCTATCACCAGAAATCAACTTCATCATATTTGTCTCAAAACTAAGGATCTCGGGAATTG
This genomic stretch from Brassica napus cultivar Da-Ae chromosome C9, Da-Ae, whole genome shotgun sequence harbors:
- the LOC106347053 gene encoding F-box/LRR-repeat protein 10, encoding MATTAVLDVDGFDEERSLDMLPAALLETIMTKLDVASLCSLASTCKTLKSCVSRVLTFTPNFHLFNVSLSMETVRPLLFPNQQLSSLKLDCGRLGNSAIDVLARPSLREISLHNCRDFSGDLISEIGRKCKDLRLLCLGSVAEKVGRTVTRGALEDLLNGCSHLEVLALMFDLSLYLRPDDGRIFGLASDKLTHLELGHISSRMMTQLLTSTGQDSVRALRNVQQLRLSVDCITDAVVKAISNSLTSLIDLDLRDAPLEDPRQLSDLTDFGLQEINRNGKLKRLSLIRSQEFHSAYFRRVSDQGMLFLAGKCLGMESICLGGFCRVTDAGFKTILHSCASLSKFSVYHGPKLTDLVFHDVLATALSLSHVSLRRCHLLTDHAVQKLVWNLKLENLDLRGCRNIRDEALQAISHLRKLKVLLLDGTDVSDTGLSYLREGVWDSLVSLSVRGCRNLTDKFMTTLFDGPSKLALRELDVSNLPNLTDAAVFALAKSGAPITKLQLRECRLIGDPSVMALASTRVYEDECPGSSLGLLDLYDCGGITQLSFKWLKKPFFPRLKWLGITGSVNRDIVDALARRRPHLKVSCRGEELGIDGEDDWDSADIQQHMEAEEDELEQWILGDEGDVEMEDAEEESDDEGSEEEEED